One genomic segment of Pelagerythrobacter marensis includes these proteins:
- a CDS encoding DUF4019 domain-containing protein, with protein sequence MIVSRSHLPGRIALTFVAACCMAASSGLAAQGRNGPAAQAGGSPPAAVPVQLGPSEFLNAALHIVAAVDRYEMGDIWDKSSPIMQASIARDRFVGNTAQQRAVLGAVSNREWRAIMRVVISPSDNGPLPPGRYMSIRFATAGQSGITMEEVVSFHLDTDGQWKLAGYTINRTN encoded by the coding sequence ATGATAGTATCGCGGTCGCATCTGCCGGGGCGCATCGCCCTGACATTCGTGGCCGCGTGCTGCATGGCTGCATCGTCCGGTCTTGCCGCGCAGGGTCGCAACGGACCTGCGGCCCAGGCGGGCGGTTCGCCGCCCGCCGCGGTGCCCGTGCAACTCGGGCCGAGCGAGTTCCTCAACGCCGCGCTCCACATCGTGGCAGCGGTGGACCGCTACGAAATGGGCGACATCTGGGACAAATCCTCGCCCATCATGCAGGCCAGCATCGCGCGTGACCGCTTCGTCGGCAACACCGCACAGCAACGCGCCGTGCTCGGCGCCGTCAGCAACCGCGAATGGCGCGCCATCATGCGCGTCGTCATCAGCCCCAGCGACAACGGACCGCTGCCCCCAGGCCGATACATGTCCATCCGCTTCGCAACAGCAGGACAAAGCGGCATCACAATGGAAGAAGTCGTCTCCTTCCACCTCGATACCGACGGCCAATGGAAACTCGCAGGATATACCATCAATCGCACCAACTAA
- a CDS encoding CHASE2 domain-containing protein translates to MRVRFLLEWSVVLAITLAIAAMLGTGRTTARADNILYDFLVGLSAPPVSDRILLVAIDDTSMTAIGRWPWSRDVHARLLDQLARARPAAVAYDVLFTEPAAPEEDRRFAESMMRLGNVSLPVLFEAPGTDGRAVDAVPPIPALAEAAQNLGQVALIPDEEGVARSVPLTFTASGREWIHLMEHTYRAAQGHPSSVFQRLARSDETLATIPFQRGSGNFRTVPFAHVLAGEVPAEFIEDRIVLVGATAAGLGDRFRVPNNTGTLTSGVELQANLLNSLLANRMIEVPGNRVRVMAAILPAFFLLVSFWWLRPSGAFSAWIAMLFLSLAVPSGLLLTADLWVPPTPAMAGVLVAYPLWSWRRLQTVDRAIGKELDGLSREEAPIKSNIADDAYLDPIGGQTARLQVAISEMRDLRRLVSDTIDSVVDPILVTDSGGQTVLANRAAQSLLATAGEDDPVRAWLGELKQNADPADDEFVELRLENGKTFTKRHFPLRNHSGEQRGWILQLADISEIRRAQRERDEMLEFLSHDMRSPQSSIIMLLEKHQAAIEDKGLVERIQSLARKTLRLSDDFVQMARFSAVSFDPEEADVCDLLTEAADELWPFASSRNVKIRIDSTEHSLFIEAERESLSRAFVNLLHNAIKFSPENGVVQCSVRREGETIECVIEDDGPGMPAERREAPFERFGKNFSRGGGLSAGLGLAYVAAAIEHHKGTISYEVKQPHGTRVRMAFPAID, encoded by the coding sequence TTGCGCGTAAGGTTTCTGCTTGAGTGGTCCGTAGTTCTTGCGATCACCCTCGCAATCGCGGCAATGCTCGGCACGGGCCGCACGACGGCGCGCGCCGACAATATCCTCTATGACTTTCTTGTCGGCCTGTCGGCTCCGCCGGTATCCGATCGCATTCTACTGGTCGCGATAGACGATACGAGCATGACGGCGATCGGCCGATGGCCGTGGTCGCGCGATGTTCATGCCCGGCTTCTGGACCAGCTGGCGCGCGCACGGCCCGCTGCGGTCGCCTACGACGTGCTGTTTACCGAACCGGCAGCGCCCGAAGAAGATCGCCGCTTCGCCGAATCGATGATGCGTCTCGGCAACGTGTCGCTTCCCGTTCTTTTCGAAGCGCCGGGAACGGATGGGCGAGCGGTCGATGCCGTGCCGCCCATACCCGCGCTGGCCGAAGCGGCGCAGAATCTGGGGCAAGTCGCCCTGATCCCGGACGAGGAAGGGGTGGCCAGATCGGTGCCGCTCACCTTCACGGCATCGGGCCGCGAGTGGATCCATCTGATGGAACACACCTATCGCGCCGCGCAGGGCCATCCCTCGTCGGTGTTCCAGCGCCTGGCCCGCAGCGACGAAACGCTCGCGACCATCCCGTTCCAGCGCGGCAGCGGCAATTTCCGCACAGTTCCCTTTGCCCATGTCCTCGCAGGCGAAGTGCCGGCCGAGTTTATCGAGGATCGGATCGTGCTGGTCGGCGCCACCGCCGCCGGACTGGGCGATCGCTTCAGGGTGCCCAACAATACCGGCACGCTCACCAGCGGTGTCGAATTGCAGGCCAACCTGCTCAACAGTCTGCTGGCCAATCGGATGATAGAAGTGCCGGGCAACAGGGTCAGGGTGATGGCCGCGATCCTTCCGGCCTTCTTCCTGCTGGTTTCGTTCTGGTGGCTCCGCCCTTCCGGTGCGTTCTCCGCCTGGATTGCAATGCTGTTTCTGTCGCTGGCCGTTCCTTCGGGCCTGCTGCTTACCGCCGATCTGTGGGTCCCCCCAACCCCGGCCATGGCGGGCGTGCTGGTGGCATATCCTTTGTGGAGCTGGCGACGGCTGCAGACGGTGGATCGGGCGATCGGGAAAGAACTGGACGGCCTGTCCAGGGAAGAAGCGCCAATCAAATCGAATATCGCCGACGATGCCTATCTCGATCCCATCGGCGGGCAAACCGCGCGGCTGCAGGTGGCGATTTCGGAAATGCGGGACTTGCGCCGCCTCGTCTCCGACACGATCGACAGTGTGGTCGACCCCATTCTGGTTACCGACAGCGGAGGGCAGACGGTGCTGGCCAACCGGGCGGCGCAATCGCTTCTCGCCACGGCAGGCGAAGACGATCCGGTGCGTGCCTGGCTGGGCGAACTGAAGCAGAATGCAGACCCGGCCGACGACGAATTCGTGGAACTGCGCCTCGAAAACGGAAAGACCTTCACGAAGCGGCATTTCCCCCTGCGCAACCACTCGGGCGAGCAGCGCGGATGGATTCTCCAGCTTGCCGACATCAGCGAAATCCGCCGCGCCCAGCGCGAGCGGGACGAGATGCTCGAATTCCTGAGCCACGATATGCGGTCACCGCAAAGCTCGATCATCATGCTTCTGGAAAAGCACCAGGCCGCTATCGAGGACAAGGGGCTGGTCGAACGAATCCAGTCGCTGGCGCGCAAGACGCTGCGCCTGTCCGACGATTTCGTACAGATGGCGCGCTTTTCAGCGGTTTCCTTCGACCCGGAAGAGGCCGACGTGTGCGACCTGCTGACGGAAGCGGCGGACGAGCTATGGCCTTTCGCGTCGAGCCGGAACGTCAAGATCAGGATCGACAGTACGGAACATTCACTGTTTATCGAGGCGGAGCGTGAAAGCCTGTCGCGCGCATTCGTCAACCTGCTCCACAACGCAATCAAGTTCAGTCCCGAGAACGGCGTGGTCCAGTGCTCGGTCCGGCGCGAAGGCGAGACGATCGAATGCGTGATCGAGGATGACGGCCCGGGCATGCCGGCCGAAAGGCGAGAAGCCCCGTTCGAACGCTTCGGCAAGAATTTCAGCAGGGGCGGAGGCCTGTCGGCAGGTCTGGGCCTGGCTTACGTGGCGGCGGCTATCGAACACCACAAGGGCACGATATCGTACGAGGTCAAACAACCGCACGGCACCCGCGTCAGGATGGCCTTTCCGGCGATTGATTGA
- the bamE gene encoding outer membrane protein assembly factor BamE domain-containing protein, with protein sequence MNIRNPVIAAAALAMACAGSAAAAEPGQGTPTYRPGHDTSVEFPEPRKATRKDGAFVPPRNVAMVTPGMTKNQIYTLLDVPHFHEGVFFVRKWNYILNFYTGNGDEYVSCQYQIRFDKKARVENTYFREPECASLLDRLLAPEVVTVAGPATPAKPAKTYRFNFAFDSAAIDDQGHATLRQVAEEVRGGDYREVIVTGFTDTMGDTEYNDALAARRAAASANALRSMVGEVPVYARASRDLEVPTGSQKRELRNRQVLIELYTTAVERPAPVTRR encoded by the coding sequence GTGAACATTCGCAACCCCGTGATCGCTGCCGCCGCCCTTGCCATGGCCTGTGCCGGCTCTGCCGCAGCCGCAGAGCCAGGCCAGGGCACGCCCACCTACCGCCCCGGGCACGACACTTCGGTGGAGTTTCCCGAACCGCGCAAGGCCACGCGCAAGGACGGGGCCTTCGTACCGCCGCGCAATGTCGCGATGGTCACCCCGGGCATGACCAAGAACCAGATCTACACCCTGCTCGACGTGCCGCACTTCCACGAAGGGGTGTTCTTCGTCCGGAAGTGGAATTACATCCTCAACTTCTACACCGGCAACGGCGACGAATATGTCTCGTGCCAGTACCAGATCAGGTTCGACAAGAAGGCACGGGTGGAGAACACCTACTTCCGCGAGCCGGAATGCGCATCGCTGCTCGATCGCCTTCTGGCGCCCGAAGTCGTCACCGTCGCAGGGCCGGCAACCCCGGCCAAGCCGGCCAAGACCTATCGCTTCAACTTCGCATTTGACAGCGCGGCGATCGACGATCAGGGTCACGCCACGCTCCGCCAGGTGGCCGAAGAGGTCCGCGGCGGCGACTACCGGGAGGTTATCGTGACCGGGTTCACCGACACCATGGGCGACACCGAATACAACGATGCGCTGGCTGCCCGCCGTGCGGCGGCATCGGCCAATGCCCTGCGCAGCATGGTCGGCGAGGTCCCCGTCTATGCCCGCGCCTCGCGCGATCTGGAAGTGCCGACCGGTTCGCAGAAACGCGAACTGCGCAATCGCCAGGTCCTGATCGAACTCTATACCACGGCTGTCGAGCGGCCGGCGCCGGTTACCCGTCGATGA